The following proteins come from a genomic window of Myxococcales bacterium:
- a CDS encoding outer membrane beta-barrel domain-containing protein has product MRSPLLAKSARSARRRWFRGLLALVAVATAWVVLVATERDALAQCVDDELKQELVGGRHYRGVQERLFVKAFRHELSGMGGWYAADLYSSSWVAGGAYTFHFSEDFALEASAAFNRFRSKATDSYEKRYPQIQVQERADRPGRQYFGHLLWSFAYGKLRWAGGGITRFDLNAALGAGVTDDDTSQGLTGSFGMGTKWYFGKWFALRFDLRDHILREVLLGEEHLVNDIVATGGFSVFVPFGW; this is encoded by the coding sequence GTGCGTTCCCCTCTCCTCGCCAAGAGCGCCCGCTCGGCGCGTCGGCGCTGGTTTCGGGGTCTTCTGGCCCTCGTCGCCGTCGCGACCGCGTGGGTTGTGCTCGTTGCGACGGAGCGCGACGCCCTCGCGCAATGCGTCGACGACGAGCTGAAACAGGAGCTCGTCGGCGGCCGTCACTACCGGGGCGTCCAGGAGCGCCTCTTCGTGAAAGCGTTCCGCCACGAGCTGTCCGGCATGGGCGGCTGGTACGCGGCGGACCTCTACTCCTCGAGCTGGGTCGCCGGCGGAGCCTACACGTTTCACTTCTCGGAGGATTTCGCGCTCGAAGCGAGCGCGGCGTTCAATCGGTTTCGCTCCAAGGCGACCGACAGCTACGAGAAGCGCTACCCACAGATCCAGGTGCAAGAGCGGGCCGATCGGCCGGGCCGCCAGTACTTCGGGCATCTGCTTTGGTCGTTCGCCTACGGCAAACTGCGATGGGCTGGCGGCGGCATCACACGCTTCGACCTCAACGCCGCGCTCGGCGCCGGCGTGACCGACGACGACACCTCGCAAGGCCTCACCGGCAGCTTCGGCATGGGCACCAAGTGGTACTTCGGAAAGTGGTTCGCCCTCCGCTTCGACCTGCGCGATCACATCTTGCGAGAAGTGCTGCTCGGCGAAGAGCACCTCGTGAACGACATCGTGGCGACGGGCGGCTTCAGCGTCTTCGTCCCGTTCGGGTGGTAG